In Strigops habroptila isolate Jane chromosome 2, bStrHab1.2.pri, whole genome shotgun sequence, one genomic interval encodes:
- the PCDH9 gene encoding protocadherin-9 isoform X3, whose amino-acid sequence MDLRDFYLLAALIACLRLDSAIAQELIYTIREELPENIPIGNIPKDLNISHINAATGTSASLVYRLVSKAGDAPLVKVSSNTGEIFTTSNRIDREKLCAGASYAEENECFFELEVVILPNDFFRLIKIKIIVKDTNDNAPMFPSPVINISIPENTLINSRFPIPSATDPDTGFNGVQHYELLNGQSVFGLDIVETPEGEKWPQLIVQQNLDREQKDTYVMKIKVEDGGTPQKSSTAILQVTVSDVNDNRPVFKESQVEVHIPENAPVGTSVIQLHATDADIGSNAEIRYIFGAQVAPATKRFFALNNTTGLITVQRSLDREETAIHKVTVLASDGSSTPARATVTINVTDVNDNPPNIDLRYIISPINGTVYLSEKDPINTKIALITVSDKDTDVNGKVICFIEREVPFHLKAVYDNQYLLETSSLLDYEGTKEFSFKIVASDSGKPSLNQTALVRVKLEDENDNPPIFSQPVIELSVSENNQRGLYLTTISATDEDSGKNADIVYQLGPNASFFDLDRKTGVLTASRVFDREEQERFIFTVTARDNGTPPLQSQAAVIVTVLDENDNSPKFTHNHFQFFVSENLPKYSTVGVITVTDADAGENKAVTLSILNDNENFVLDPYSGVIKSNVSFDREQQSSYTFDVKAVDGGQPPRSSTAKVTINIMDVNDNSPVVIYPPSNTSFKLVPLSAIPGSVVAEVFAVDIDTGMNAELKYTIVSGNNKGLFRIDPVTGNITLEEKPTPNDVGLHRLVVNISDLGYPKSLHTLVLVFLYVNDTAGNASYIYDLIRRTMETPLDRNIGDSSQPYQNEDYLTIMIAIVAGAMVVIVVIFVTVLVRCRHASRFKASQRSKQGAEWMSPNQENKQNKKKKRKKRKSPKSSLLNFVTIEESKPDDAVHEPINGTISLPAELEEQSIGRFDWGTAPPTTFKPNSPDLAKHYKSASPQSAFHLKPDTPVSVKKHHVIQELPLDNTFVGGCDTLSKRSSTSSDHFSASECSSQGGFKTKGPLHTRQSQRRVTFHLPDGSQESCSDSGLGDHEPVGGGTLISHPLPLVPPQDEFYDQASPDKRTEADGNSDPNSGL is encoded by the coding sequence ATGGACCTGAGGGATTTTTACCTGTTGGCCGCTTTGATTGCCTGTTTGAGGCTGGATTCTGCTATAGCTCAAGAACTTATTTACACTATTAGAGAGGAGCTGCCTGAAAACATACCCATAGGGAACATACCAAAGGACCTGAACATTTCTCATATCAATGCTGCCACGGGGACCAGTGCCAGCCTTGTCTACAGACTGGTGTCTAAAGCAGGGGATGCACCTCTGGTCAAAGTGTCCAGTAACACTGGGGAAATCTTTACAACATCTAACAGAATAGACAGAGAAAAACTCTGTGCTGGAGCTTCgtatgcagaagaaaatgagtgtTTCTTTGAACTTGAAGTGGTGATTCTCCCCAATGACTTTTTTAGGctgatcaaaataaaaatcattgtaAAGGATACTAATGACAATGCACCTATGTTTCCATCCCCTGTCATCAATATTTCCATCCCAGAAAACACTCTGATCAACAGTCGCTTTCCAATCCCATCAGCAACAGATCCTGACACAGGTTTCAATGGTGTGCAGCACTATGAGTTGTTAAACGGGCAGAGTGTCTTTGGACTGGATATTGTAGAAACTCCAGAAGGAGAGAAATGGCCTCAGCTGATCGTGCAGCAGAACTTGGACAGAGAGCAAAAGGACACCTATGTGATGAAAATCAAAGTGGAGGATGGAGGTACCCCCCAGAAATCCAGCACAGCCATCCTGCAAGTCACAGTAAGTGATGTCAATGATAACAGGCCAGTGTTTAAAGAGAGTCAAGTAGAGGTTCATATACCAGAGAATGCCCCTGTAGGCACCTCTGTAATTCAGCTTCATGCTACTGATGCAGATATAGGAAGCAATGCAGAAATCAGATACATTTTTGGTGCCCAAGTCGCCCCTGCAACCAAaagattttttgctttaaacaaCACCACAGGGCTGATTACAGTTCAGAGGTCCTTAGATCGAGAAGAGACTGCTATTCACAAAGTGACAGTGCTCGCTAGCGATGGTAGCTCTACACCTGCCCGGGCCACTGTTACCATCAATGTCACTGATGTAAACGATAACCCTCCTAACATAGACCTCAGGTACATAATAAGTCCCATCAATGGCACAGTGTACTTATCTGAGAAAGATCCCATCAATACAAAGATTGCTCTAATTACAGTTTCAGATAAGGACACTGATGTGAATGGCAAAGTGATCTGTTTCATTGAGAGAGAGGTCCCCTTCCACTTGAAGGCGGTTTACGACAACCAGTACTTGTTAGAGACCTCTTCTTTGTTGGACTATGAGGGCACCAAAgaattcagctttaaaattgTTGCTTCTGATTCTGGCAAGCCCAGTTTGAACCAGACTGCCTTGGTAAGAGTTAAACTGGAGGATGAAAATGACAACCCTCCGATTTTCAGCCAGCCTGTAATTGAGCTGTCAGTTTCTGAAAACAACCAGCGTGGTCTATACTTAACAACTATTAGTGCCACAGATGAAGACAGTGGGAAAAATGCAGACATTGTGTATCAGCTTGGCCCTAATGCCTCCTTTTTTGATCTGGATCGAAAGACAGGAGTTTTGACAGCCTCCAGAGTTTTTGACAGAGAAGAGCAGGAGcgtttcattttcactgttacAGCCCGAGACAATGGCACCCCTCCTTTGCAGAGTCAAGCAGCCGTAATTGTTACTGTGTTGGACGAAAATGACAACAGTCCCAAATTTACTCATAACCACTTCCAGTTTTTCGTATCAGAGAACTTACCAAAATATAGCACAGTGGGGGTGATCACGGTGACTGATGCGGATGCTggggaaaataaagcagtgacTCTTTCCATCCTGAATGACAATGAAAACTTTGTGCTGGATCCATACTCTGGAGTTATAAAGTCCAATGTTTCCTTTGATCGAGAACAGCAGAGCTCCTACACTTTTGATGTTAAGGCAGTGGATGGAGGGCAACCACCTCGCTCTTCTACGGCGAAAGTAACCATAAACATCATGGATGTTAACGATAACAGCCCTGTTGTCATCTACCCACCTTCTAACACTTCTTTTAAGCTAGTGCCACTCTCAGCAATTCCAGGATCTGTGGTAGCCGAAGTCTTTGCTGTAGATATAGACACTGGCATGAACGCTGAGCTTAAATACACAATCGTAAGTGGAAATAACAAGGGTCTGTTTCGGATTGATCCGGTGACAGGTAATATCACTCTGGAAGAAAAACCGACTCCTAATGATGTGGGGCTGCATCGCTTAGTTGTCAACATAAGTGATTTGGGTTATCCCAAATCCCTGCATACTCTTGTGCTTGTGTTTTTGTATGTAAATGATACTGCTGGAAATGCCTCTTATATTTATGACTTGATACGCAGGACTATGGAAACACCTTTGGACCGGAACATAGGAGACAGTAGCCAACCCTACCAAAATGAGGACTATCTCACGATCATGATCGCTATCGTGGCGGGTGCCATGGTTGTCATAGTGGTGATATTTGTCACTGTTCTCGTTCGCTGTCGCCATGCATCCAGATTCAAAGCCTCTCAGAGGAGCAAGCAAGGTGCTGAGTGGATGTCTCCCAATCAGGAgaacaagcaaaacaagaaaaagaaaaggaagaaaaggaaatctcCGAAGAGCTCTCTTTTGAACTTTGTGACCATTGAGGAGTCCAAACCTGATGATGCAGTACATGAACCTATCAACGGGACAATAAGCCTTCCAGCGGAGCTGGAGGAGCAAAGTATAGGAAGATTTGATTGGGGCACAGCACCACCAACAACCTTTAAGCCTAACAGTCCTGATCTTGCCAAGCATTACAAATCTGCCTCTCCGCAGTCTGCTTTTCATCTCAAACCTGACACTCCAGTTTCAGTGAAAAAGCACCATGTGATTCAGGAACTCCCATTGGACAACACCTTTGTTGGTGGTTGTGACACCCTTTCCAAACGCTCTTCCACTAGTTCAGATCACTTCAGTGCCTCAGAGTGCAGTTCCCAAGGAGGCTTCAAGACAAAGGGCCCCTTACACACCAGACAG
- the PCDH9 gene encoding protocadherin-9 isoform X4 produces the protein MDLRDFYLLAALIACLRLDSAIAQELIYTIREELPENIPIGNIPKDLNISHINAATGTSASLVYRLVSKAGDAPLVKVSSNTGEIFTTSNRIDREKLCAGASYAEENECFFELEVVILPNDFFRLIKIKIIVKDTNDNAPMFPSPVINISIPENTLINSRFPIPSATDPDTGFNGVQHYELLNGQSVFGLDIVETPEGEKWPQLIVQQNLDREQKDTYVMKIKVEDGGTPQKSSTAILQVTVSDVNDNRPVFKESQVEVHIPENAPVGTSVIQLHATDADIGSNAEIRYIFGAQVAPATKRFFALNNTTGLITVQRSLDREETAIHKVTVLASDGSSTPARATVTINVTDVNDNPPNIDLRYIISPINGTVYLSEKDPINTKIALITVSDKDTDVNGKVICFIEREVPFHLKAVYDNQYLLETSSLLDYEGTKEFSFKIVASDSGKPSLNQTALVRVKLEDENDNPPIFSQPVIELSVSENNQRGLYLTTISATDEDSGKNADIVYQLGPNASFFDLDRKTGVLTASRVFDREEQERFIFTVTARDNGTPPLQSQAAVIVTVLDENDNSPKFTHNHFQFFVSENLPKYSTVGVITVTDADAGENKAVTLSILNDNENFVLDPYSGVIKSNVSFDREQQSSYTFDVKAVDGGQPPRSSTAKVTINIMDVNDNSPVVIYPPSNTSFKLVPLSAIPGSVVAEVFAVDIDTGMNAELKYTIVSGNNKGLFRIDPVTGNITLEEKPTPNDVGLHRLVVNISDLGYPKSLHTLVLVFLYVNDTAGNASYIYDLIRRTMETPLDRNIGDSSQPYQNEDYLTIMIAIVAGAMVVIVVIFVTVLVRCRHASRFKASQRSKQGAEWMSPNQENKQNKKKKRKKRKSPKSSLLNFVTIEESKPDDAVHEPINGTISLPAELEEQSIGRFDWGTAPPTTFKPNSPDLAKHYKSASPQSAFHLKPDTPVSVKKHHVIQELPLDNTFVGGCDTLSKRSSTSSDHFSASECSSQGGFKTKGPLHTRQLQALNVHLY, from the coding sequence ATGGACCTGAGGGATTTTTACCTGTTGGCCGCTTTGATTGCCTGTTTGAGGCTGGATTCTGCTATAGCTCAAGAACTTATTTACACTATTAGAGAGGAGCTGCCTGAAAACATACCCATAGGGAACATACCAAAGGACCTGAACATTTCTCATATCAATGCTGCCACGGGGACCAGTGCCAGCCTTGTCTACAGACTGGTGTCTAAAGCAGGGGATGCACCTCTGGTCAAAGTGTCCAGTAACACTGGGGAAATCTTTACAACATCTAACAGAATAGACAGAGAAAAACTCTGTGCTGGAGCTTCgtatgcagaagaaaatgagtgtTTCTTTGAACTTGAAGTGGTGATTCTCCCCAATGACTTTTTTAGGctgatcaaaataaaaatcattgtaAAGGATACTAATGACAATGCACCTATGTTTCCATCCCCTGTCATCAATATTTCCATCCCAGAAAACACTCTGATCAACAGTCGCTTTCCAATCCCATCAGCAACAGATCCTGACACAGGTTTCAATGGTGTGCAGCACTATGAGTTGTTAAACGGGCAGAGTGTCTTTGGACTGGATATTGTAGAAACTCCAGAAGGAGAGAAATGGCCTCAGCTGATCGTGCAGCAGAACTTGGACAGAGAGCAAAAGGACACCTATGTGATGAAAATCAAAGTGGAGGATGGAGGTACCCCCCAGAAATCCAGCACAGCCATCCTGCAAGTCACAGTAAGTGATGTCAATGATAACAGGCCAGTGTTTAAAGAGAGTCAAGTAGAGGTTCATATACCAGAGAATGCCCCTGTAGGCACCTCTGTAATTCAGCTTCATGCTACTGATGCAGATATAGGAAGCAATGCAGAAATCAGATACATTTTTGGTGCCCAAGTCGCCCCTGCAACCAAaagattttttgctttaaacaaCACCACAGGGCTGATTACAGTTCAGAGGTCCTTAGATCGAGAAGAGACTGCTATTCACAAAGTGACAGTGCTCGCTAGCGATGGTAGCTCTACACCTGCCCGGGCCACTGTTACCATCAATGTCACTGATGTAAACGATAACCCTCCTAACATAGACCTCAGGTACATAATAAGTCCCATCAATGGCACAGTGTACTTATCTGAGAAAGATCCCATCAATACAAAGATTGCTCTAATTACAGTTTCAGATAAGGACACTGATGTGAATGGCAAAGTGATCTGTTTCATTGAGAGAGAGGTCCCCTTCCACTTGAAGGCGGTTTACGACAACCAGTACTTGTTAGAGACCTCTTCTTTGTTGGACTATGAGGGCACCAAAgaattcagctttaaaattgTTGCTTCTGATTCTGGCAAGCCCAGTTTGAACCAGACTGCCTTGGTAAGAGTTAAACTGGAGGATGAAAATGACAACCCTCCGATTTTCAGCCAGCCTGTAATTGAGCTGTCAGTTTCTGAAAACAACCAGCGTGGTCTATACTTAACAACTATTAGTGCCACAGATGAAGACAGTGGGAAAAATGCAGACATTGTGTATCAGCTTGGCCCTAATGCCTCCTTTTTTGATCTGGATCGAAAGACAGGAGTTTTGACAGCCTCCAGAGTTTTTGACAGAGAAGAGCAGGAGcgtttcattttcactgttacAGCCCGAGACAATGGCACCCCTCCTTTGCAGAGTCAAGCAGCCGTAATTGTTACTGTGTTGGACGAAAATGACAACAGTCCCAAATTTACTCATAACCACTTCCAGTTTTTCGTATCAGAGAACTTACCAAAATATAGCACAGTGGGGGTGATCACGGTGACTGATGCGGATGCTggggaaaataaagcagtgacTCTTTCCATCCTGAATGACAATGAAAACTTTGTGCTGGATCCATACTCTGGAGTTATAAAGTCCAATGTTTCCTTTGATCGAGAACAGCAGAGCTCCTACACTTTTGATGTTAAGGCAGTGGATGGAGGGCAACCACCTCGCTCTTCTACGGCGAAAGTAACCATAAACATCATGGATGTTAACGATAACAGCCCTGTTGTCATCTACCCACCTTCTAACACTTCTTTTAAGCTAGTGCCACTCTCAGCAATTCCAGGATCTGTGGTAGCCGAAGTCTTTGCTGTAGATATAGACACTGGCATGAACGCTGAGCTTAAATACACAATCGTAAGTGGAAATAACAAGGGTCTGTTTCGGATTGATCCGGTGACAGGTAATATCACTCTGGAAGAAAAACCGACTCCTAATGATGTGGGGCTGCATCGCTTAGTTGTCAACATAAGTGATTTGGGTTATCCCAAATCCCTGCATACTCTTGTGCTTGTGTTTTTGTATGTAAATGATACTGCTGGAAATGCCTCTTATATTTATGACTTGATACGCAGGACTATGGAAACACCTTTGGACCGGAACATAGGAGACAGTAGCCAACCCTACCAAAATGAGGACTATCTCACGATCATGATCGCTATCGTGGCGGGTGCCATGGTTGTCATAGTGGTGATATTTGTCACTGTTCTCGTTCGCTGTCGCCATGCATCCAGATTCAAAGCCTCTCAGAGGAGCAAGCAAGGTGCTGAGTGGATGTCTCCCAATCAGGAgaacaagcaaaacaagaaaaagaaaaggaagaaaaggaaatctcCGAAGAGCTCTCTTTTGAACTTTGTGACCATTGAGGAGTCCAAACCTGATGATGCAGTACATGAACCTATCAACGGGACAATAAGCCTTCCAGCGGAGCTGGAGGAGCAAAGTATAGGAAGATTTGATTGGGGCACAGCACCACCAACAACCTTTAAGCCTAACAGTCCTGATCTTGCCAAGCATTACAAATCTGCCTCTCCGCAGTCTGCTTTTCATCTCAAACCTGACACTCCAGTTTCAGTGAAAAAGCACCATGTGATTCAGGAACTCCCATTGGACAACACCTTTGTTGGTGGTTGTGACACCCTTTCCAAACGCTCTTCCACTAGTTCAGATCACTTCAGTGCCTCAGAGTGCAGTTCCCAAGGAGGCTTCAAGACAAAGGGCCCCTTACACACCAGACAG
- the PCDH9 gene encoding protocadherin-9 isoform X5 — translation MDLRDFYLLAALIACLRLDSAIAQELIYTIREELPENIPIGNIPKDLNISHINAATGTSASLVYRLVSKAGDAPLVKVSSNTGEIFTTSNRIDREKLCAGASYAEENECFFELEVVILPNDFFRLIKIKIIVKDTNDNAPMFPSPVINISIPENTLINSRFPIPSATDPDTGFNGVQHYELLNGQSVFGLDIVETPEGEKWPQLIVQQNLDREQKDTYVMKIKVEDGGTPQKSSTAILQVTVSDVNDNRPVFKESQVEVHIPENAPVGTSVIQLHATDADIGSNAEIRYIFGAQVAPATKRFFALNNTTGLITVQRSLDREETAIHKVTVLASDGSSTPARATVTINVTDVNDNPPNIDLRYIISPINGTVYLSEKDPINTKIALITVSDKDTDVNGKVICFIEREVPFHLKAVYDNQYLLETSSLLDYEGTKEFSFKIVASDSGKPSLNQTALVRVKLEDENDNPPIFSQPVIELSVSENNQRGLYLTTISATDEDSGKNADIVYQLGPNASFFDLDRKTGVLTASRVFDREEQERFIFTVTARDNGTPPLQSQAAVIVTVLDENDNSPKFTHNHFQFFVSENLPKYSTVGVITVTDADAGENKAVTLSILNDNENFVLDPYSGVIKSNVSFDREQQSSYTFDVKAVDGGQPPRSSTAKVTINIMDVNDNSPVVIYPPSNTSFKLVPLSAIPGSVVAEVFAVDIDTGMNAELKYTIVSGNNKGLFRIDPVTGNITLEEKPTPNDVGLHRLVVNISDLGYPKSLHTLVLVFLYVNDTAGNASYIYDLIRRTMETPLDRNIGDSSQPYQNEDYLTIMIAIVAGAMVVIVVIFVTVLVRCRHASRFKASQRSKQGAEWMSPNQENKQNKKKKRKKRKSPKSSLLNFVTIEESKPDDAVHEPINGTISLPAELEEQSIGRFDWGTAPPTTFKPNSPDLAKHYKSASPQSAFHLKPDTPVSVKKHHVIQELPLDNTFVGGCDTLSKRSSTSSDHFSASECSSQGGFKTKGPLHTRQCSPSSP, via the coding sequence ATGGACCTGAGGGATTTTTACCTGTTGGCCGCTTTGATTGCCTGTTTGAGGCTGGATTCTGCTATAGCTCAAGAACTTATTTACACTATTAGAGAGGAGCTGCCTGAAAACATACCCATAGGGAACATACCAAAGGACCTGAACATTTCTCATATCAATGCTGCCACGGGGACCAGTGCCAGCCTTGTCTACAGACTGGTGTCTAAAGCAGGGGATGCACCTCTGGTCAAAGTGTCCAGTAACACTGGGGAAATCTTTACAACATCTAACAGAATAGACAGAGAAAAACTCTGTGCTGGAGCTTCgtatgcagaagaaaatgagtgtTTCTTTGAACTTGAAGTGGTGATTCTCCCCAATGACTTTTTTAGGctgatcaaaataaaaatcattgtaAAGGATACTAATGACAATGCACCTATGTTTCCATCCCCTGTCATCAATATTTCCATCCCAGAAAACACTCTGATCAACAGTCGCTTTCCAATCCCATCAGCAACAGATCCTGACACAGGTTTCAATGGTGTGCAGCACTATGAGTTGTTAAACGGGCAGAGTGTCTTTGGACTGGATATTGTAGAAACTCCAGAAGGAGAGAAATGGCCTCAGCTGATCGTGCAGCAGAACTTGGACAGAGAGCAAAAGGACACCTATGTGATGAAAATCAAAGTGGAGGATGGAGGTACCCCCCAGAAATCCAGCACAGCCATCCTGCAAGTCACAGTAAGTGATGTCAATGATAACAGGCCAGTGTTTAAAGAGAGTCAAGTAGAGGTTCATATACCAGAGAATGCCCCTGTAGGCACCTCTGTAATTCAGCTTCATGCTACTGATGCAGATATAGGAAGCAATGCAGAAATCAGATACATTTTTGGTGCCCAAGTCGCCCCTGCAACCAAaagattttttgctttaaacaaCACCACAGGGCTGATTACAGTTCAGAGGTCCTTAGATCGAGAAGAGACTGCTATTCACAAAGTGACAGTGCTCGCTAGCGATGGTAGCTCTACACCTGCCCGGGCCACTGTTACCATCAATGTCACTGATGTAAACGATAACCCTCCTAACATAGACCTCAGGTACATAATAAGTCCCATCAATGGCACAGTGTACTTATCTGAGAAAGATCCCATCAATACAAAGATTGCTCTAATTACAGTTTCAGATAAGGACACTGATGTGAATGGCAAAGTGATCTGTTTCATTGAGAGAGAGGTCCCCTTCCACTTGAAGGCGGTTTACGACAACCAGTACTTGTTAGAGACCTCTTCTTTGTTGGACTATGAGGGCACCAAAgaattcagctttaaaattgTTGCTTCTGATTCTGGCAAGCCCAGTTTGAACCAGACTGCCTTGGTAAGAGTTAAACTGGAGGATGAAAATGACAACCCTCCGATTTTCAGCCAGCCTGTAATTGAGCTGTCAGTTTCTGAAAACAACCAGCGTGGTCTATACTTAACAACTATTAGTGCCACAGATGAAGACAGTGGGAAAAATGCAGACATTGTGTATCAGCTTGGCCCTAATGCCTCCTTTTTTGATCTGGATCGAAAGACAGGAGTTTTGACAGCCTCCAGAGTTTTTGACAGAGAAGAGCAGGAGcgtttcattttcactgttacAGCCCGAGACAATGGCACCCCTCCTTTGCAGAGTCAAGCAGCCGTAATTGTTACTGTGTTGGACGAAAATGACAACAGTCCCAAATTTACTCATAACCACTTCCAGTTTTTCGTATCAGAGAACTTACCAAAATATAGCACAGTGGGGGTGATCACGGTGACTGATGCGGATGCTggggaaaataaagcagtgacTCTTTCCATCCTGAATGACAATGAAAACTTTGTGCTGGATCCATACTCTGGAGTTATAAAGTCCAATGTTTCCTTTGATCGAGAACAGCAGAGCTCCTACACTTTTGATGTTAAGGCAGTGGATGGAGGGCAACCACCTCGCTCTTCTACGGCGAAAGTAACCATAAACATCATGGATGTTAACGATAACAGCCCTGTTGTCATCTACCCACCTTCTAACACTTCTTTTAAGCTAGTGCCACTCTCAGCAATTCCAGGATCTGTGGTAGCCGAAGTCTTTGCTGTAGATATAGACACTGGCATGAACGCTGAGCTTAAATACACAATCGTAAGTGGAAATAACAAGGGTCTGTTTCGGATTGATCCGGTGACAGGTAATATCACTCTGGAAGAAAAACCGACTCCTAATGATGTGGGGCTGCATCGCTTAGTTGTCAACATAAGTGATTTGGGTTATCCCAAATCCCTGCATACTCTTGTGCTTGTGTTTTTGTATGTAAATGATACTGCTGGAAATGCCTCTTATATTTATGACTTGATACGCAGGACTATGGAAACACCTTTGGACCGGAACATAGGAGACAGTAGCCAACCCTACCAAAATGAGGACTATCTCACGATCATGATCGCTATCGTGGCGGGTGCCATGGTTGTCATAGTGGTGATATTTGTCACTGTTCTCGTTCGCTGTCGCCATGCATCCAGATTCAAAGCCTCTCAGAGGAGCAAGCAAGGTGCTGAGTGGATGTCTCCCAATCAGGAgaacaagcaaaacaagaaaaagaaaaggaagaaaaggaaatctcCGAAGAGCTCTCTTTTGAACTTTGTGACCATTGAGGAGTCCAAACCTGATGATGCAGTACATGAACCTATCAACGGGACAATAAGCCTTCCAGCGGAGCTGGAGGAGCAAAGTATAGGAAGATTTGATTGGGGCACAGCACCACCAACAACCTTTAAGCCTAACAGTCCTGATCTTGCCAAGCATTACAAATCTGCCTCTCCGCAGTCTGCTTTTCATCTCAAACCTGACACTCCAGTTTCAGTGAAAAAGCACCATGTGATTCAGGAACTCCCATTGGACAACACCTTTGTTGGTGGTTGTGACACCCTTTCCAAACGCTCTTCCACTAGTTCAGATCACTTCAGTGCCTCAGAGTGCAGTTCCCAAGGAGGCTTCAAGACAAAGGGCCCCTTACACACCAGACAG